ATCAAGCAGACGTCGAGCGCCGACAGCGCCAACGGTGCGGTGAACAGCACCTCCTTCTTCAGCGACTACGGCTCCGCGGTGAGCGTCGCCCAGCCCCCGGCCGGGGACACGGTCGACTTCAAGGAGATCGCCGGTCAGGCCGCGCAGACCGCCTCCTGACCCCGCCCATGGCCCATGGGGTGAGGGACCAAACCTCCCCCACCCCATGGATTCCGGACGGATTTGCTCCGCACGGCCCCGGTCGCGTACGCTCCTTGAGAAGCCAAAGACCGCTGGTCGTCGGTGTGCCTTCGCGAGAAGGGGCACTGACCGAAGGTTCCGTACGGACGGACGACCTGCGCAGGTGACTGTGGAACGCTCCCGGACTCGTCCGGTCGAGCCGCGCCCTGGCACTTGTGCTGGGGCGTTTCGTCTTTCCCGGCCCCTTCTGAGCGGTCCTCATCACCCGGAAGGAGGCCGACGCTCATGGCAAGGCCCGACAAGGCTGCCGCGGTAGCCGAGCTGGCGGACCAGTTCCGCAGCTCGAACGCCGCCGTGCTGACCGAGTACCGGGGTCTCACCGTGGCCCAGCTCAAGCAGCTGCGCCGTTCGCTCGGTGAGAACGCCCAGTACGCCGTGGTGAAGAACACGCTGACCAAGATCGCGGCCAACGAGGCCGGGATCGACACGCTGGACGACCTGTTCGCAGGTCCGACGGCGGTTGCCTTCGTCACCGGTGACCCGGTGGAGTCGGCGAAGGGTCTTCGTGACTTCGCCAAGGACAACCCCAACCTCATCATCAAGGGCGGTGTCCTTGACGGTAAGGCGCTGTCCGCCGATGAGTTCAAGAAGCTCGCGGACCTCGAGTCCCGCGAGGTTCTGCTCGCCAAGCTGGCAGGTGCCATGAAGGGCAAGCAGTCGCAGACTGCCGCGCTCTTCCAGGCGCTCCCCTCGAAGTTCGTCCGCACCGCGGAAGCTCTTCGTGCCAAGAAGGAAGAGCAGGGCGGTGCCGGTACGCCGGCGCCCGCCGAGGCTGCCGAGTAACCACTCAGCGGTCCAGCGGGCCCTACGTACGCCCGCCGACATATACATCCGGCACCTGCCGACTTAGTGGAAGGACGCCATCATGGCGAAGCTGTCCCAGGAAGAGCTGCTCGAGCAGTTCGAGACCCTGACCCTCATCGAGCTCTCCGAGTTCGTCAAGGCGTTCGAGGCGAAGTTCGACGTCACGGCCGCCGCCCCGGTCGCCGTTGCCGCCGGTGGTGGCGCTGCCGCCGTCGAGGCCGTCGAGGAGCAGGACGAGTTCGACGTCATCCTCACGGGTGCCGGCGAGAAGAAGATCCAGGTCATCAAGGTCGTGCGTGAGCTGACCTCCCTCGGCCTGAAGGAGGCCAAGGACCTCGTCGACGGCGCTCCGAAGCCCGTCCTGGAGAAGGTCGCCAAGGAGGCCGCCGAGAAGGCTGCCGAGTCCCTCAAGGGCGCCGGCGCCTCCGTCGAGGTCAAGTGACTTCACGAGTCTTCTGACTCACCAGCGACGCCCCTGCCGTGAGGCGGGGTCCGTCGCGAACGCGAAGGGCGATCACCCGACCGGGTGGTCGCCCTTCGGCGTATCCGAGTCGTCCGCCTTGCTCTTCCGTCGGCGGGTAGTAGGGTGATCATCGCCGTACGCCTCCTGAGGGCGCCGGTGAGGGCCCAGGAGCCCCGGAGTGGGCTTCAGGGGGCGCGAGCGGGCCGGGGGGCCTTGACGAACCGCACGCGGCGCGCAATTCTCAGGACGCGTCTTCATCTCGATCCTCATCCGAGGCATGGATCGGATACGAAGCGGGAAGTAAAGAAGCGCGCGGCACGAGCCGCGCGAGGGCTGAAAAGGTGTTGAGAACAGCTGTTGACAGCGACGCGGGTCTCTGAGAACCCCGACTGGACATCAGTGTGCCGCTTGGCTACACTGTCCCTTTGCGCTGCCTGTTAGCTGCCTCCTGCCCGTCACCAGGGGCATGCCCACGCTTGAGCATCGATGACAGATTCCCCTTGAACCGGGATTTCCGTCTTCGTGTCGGCATGGGACCGGTACGCGCGTAGTGAGTCCGAGCCCTCGGAAGGACCCCCTCTTGGCCGCCTCGCGCAACGCCTCGACCGCGAATACGAACAACGGTGCCAGCACCGCCCCGCTGCGCATCTCCTTTGCAAAGATCAAGGAGCCCCTCGAGGTTCCGAACCTCCTCGCGCTGCAGACCGAGAGCTTTGACTGGCTCCTCGGCAACGCCGCCTGGAAGGCTCGCGTCGAGGCTGCTCTGGACAGTGGACAAGACGTCCCCACCAAGTCCGGCCTGGAGGAGATCTTCGAGGAGATCTCACCGATCGAGGACTTCTCCGGGTCGATGTCGCTCACGTTCCGCGACCACCGATTCGAGCCCCCGAAGAACTCGATCGACGAGTGCAAGGAGCGCGACTTCACCTTCGCCGCCCCGCTCTTCGTCACGGCCGAGTTCACCAACAACGAGACCGGCGAGATCAAGTCTCAGACGGTCTTCATGGGCGATTTCCCGCTCATGACCAACAAGGGCACCTTCGTCATCAACGGCACCGAGCGTGTCGTGGTGTCGCAGCTCGTCCGTTCCCCCGGCGTCTACTTCGATTCCTCGATCGACAAGACGTCCGACAAGGACATCTACTCCGCCAAGATCATCCCGTCCCGGGGTGCCTGGCTGGAGATGGAGATCGACAAGCGCGACATGGTCGGTGTCCGCATCGACCGCAAGCGCAAGCAGTCGGTCACCGTCCTCCTCAAGGCTCTCGGCTGGACGACCGAGCAGATCCTGGAGGAGTTCGGCGAGTACGAGTCGATGCGCGCCACCCTGGAGAAGGACCACACCCAGGGCCAGGACGACGCGCTGCTCGACATCTACCGCAAGCTCCGCCCGGGCGAGCCGCCGACCCGTGAGGCCGCTCAGACGCTGCTCGAGAACCTCTACTTCAACCCGAAGCGTTACGACCTCGCGAAGGTCGGCCGCTACAAGGTGAACAAGAAGCTCGGCGCCGACGAGCCGCTGGACGCCGGCGTGCTCACCACCGACGACGTCATCGCGACCATCAAGTACCTGGTCAAGCTGCACGCCGGTGAGACCGAGACGGTCGGCGAGTCCGGACGTTCGATCGTCGTCGAGACCGACGACATCGACCACTTCGGCAACCGCCGCCTGCGCAACGTCGGCGAGCTGATCCAGAACCAGGTCCGTACGGGTCTCGCCCGTATGGAGCGCGTCGTGCGTGAGCGCATGACGACCCAGGACGTCGAGGCGATCACGCCGCAGACCCTGATCAACATCCGGCCGGTCGTCGCCTCCATCAAGGAGTTCTTCGGCACCAGCCAGCTGTCGCAGTTCATGGACCAGAACAACCCGCTGTCGGGTCTCACCCACAAGCGCCGCCTGTCGGCTCTTGGCCCGGGTGGTCTCTCCCGCGAGCGGGCCGGCTTCGAGGTCCGAGACGTGCACCCGTCCCACTACGGACGCATGTGCCCGATCGAGACCCCTGAAGGCCCGAACATCGGTCTGATCGGTTCGCTCGCCTCGTACGGCCGCGTCAACGCGTTCGGCTTCATCGAGACGCCGTACCGCAAGGTCGTCGACGGCCAGGTCACCGACGAGGTCGACTACATCACGGCCGACGAGGAGGACCGCTACGTCATCGCCCAGGCGAACGCGACCCTCTCCGACGAGCTGCGCTTCACCGAGCCCCGCGTCCTGGTCCGCCGCCGCGGCGGTGAAGTCGACTACGTGCCGCCGGCCGAGGTCGACTACATGGACGTCTCGCCGCGCCAGATGGTGTCCGTCGCCACCGCGATGATCCCCTTCCTGGAGCACGACGACGCCAACCGTGCCCTCATGGGCGCGAACATGATGCGTCAGGCCGTCCCGCTCATCAAGAGCGAGGCGCCGC
The DNA window shown above is from Streptomyces sp. NBC_00247 and carries:
- the rplJ gene encoding 50S ribosomal protein L10 yields the protein MARPDKAAAVAELADQFRSSNAAVLTEYRGLTVAQLKQLRRSLGENAQYAVVKNTLTKIAANEAGIDTLDDLFAGPTAVAFVTGDPVESAKGLRDFAKDNPNLIIKGGVLDGKALSADEFKKLADLESREVLLAKLAGAMKGKQSQTAALFQALPSKFVRTAEALRAKKEEQGGAGTPAPAEAAE
- the rpoB gene encoding DNA-directed RNA polymerase subunit beta; the encoded protein is MAASRNASTANTNNGASTAPLRISFAKIKEPLEVPNLLALQTESFDWLLGNAAWKARVEAALDSGQDVPTKSGLEEIFEEISPIEDFSGSMSLTFRDHRFEPPKNSIDECKERDFTFAAPLFVTAEFTNNETGEIKSQTVFMGDFPLMTNKGTFVINGTERVVVSQLVRSPGVYFDSSIDKTSDKDIYSAKIIPSRGAWLEMEIDKRDMVGVRIDRKRKQSVTVLLKALGWTTEQILEEFGEYESMRATLEKDHTQGQDDALLDIYRKLRPGEPPTREAAQTLLENLYFNPKRYDLAKVGRYKVNKKLGADEPLDAGVLTTDDVIATIKYLVKLHAGETETVGESGRSIVVETDDIDHFGNRRLRNVGELIQNQVRTGLARMERVVRERMTTQDVEAITPQTLINIRPVVASIKEFFGTSQLSQFMDQNNPLSGLTHKRRLSALGPGGLSRERAGFEVRDVHPSHYGRMCPIETPEGPNIGLIGSLASYGRVNAFGFIETPYRKVVDGQVTDEVDYITADEEDRYVIAQANATLSDELRFTEPRVLVRRRGGEVDYVPPAEVDYMDVSPRQMVSVATAMIPFLEHDDANRALMGANMMRQAVPLIKSEAPLVGTGMEYRCATDAGDVLKAEKDGVVQEVSADYITVTNDDGTYTTYRIAKFMRSNQGTSVNQKVVVSEGDRVVADQVLADGPATENGEMALGKNLLVAFMPWEGHNYEDAIILSQRLVQDDVLSSIHIEEHEVDARDTKLGPEEITRDIPNVSEEVLADLDERGIIRIGAEVVAGDILVGKVTPKGETELTPEERLLRAIFGEKAREVRDTSLKVPHGEIGKVIGVRVFDREEGDELPPGVNQLVRVYVAQKRKITDGDKLAGRHGNKGVISKILPIEDMPFLEDGTPVDIILNPLGVPSRMNPGQVLEIHLGWLASRGWDVSGLGDEWAKRLQAIGADQVAPGTNVATPVFDGAREDEISGLFNATIPNRDGDRLVQPTGKANLFDGRSGEPFPEPVSVGYMYILKLHHLVDDKLHARSTGPYSMITQQPLGGKAQFGGQRFGEMEVWALEAYGAAYALQELLTIKSDDVTGRVKVYEAIVKGENIPEPGIPESFKVLIKEMQSLCLNVEVLSSDGMSIEMRDTDEDVFRAAEELGIDLSRREPSSVEEV
- the rplL gene encoding 50S ribosomal protein L7/L12, encoding MAKLSQEELLEQFETLTLIELSEFVKAFEAKFDVTAAAPVAVAAGGGAAAVEAVEEQDEFDVILTGAGEKKIQVIKVVRELTSLGLKEAKDLVDGAPKPVLEKVAKEAAEKAAESLKGAGASVEVK